The Salinicoccus sp. RF5 region ATTGTGGCTGTCATGGACACAGTGAAGGAAAGTGCTGCAGAAGCAATTGTCTCCCTCAAGGATGAAGGACTCGAAGTCATCATGCTGACCGGCGACAATACACGTACCGCCCAGGCGATCGCGCGCAGTGTCGGCATCGACAATGTCATTGCCGAAGTGCTGCCGGAAGAAAAAGCCGATAAGGTGAAAAGTGTACAGCAGGAAGGTAAAATTGTGGCGATGGTCGGTGACGGCGTCAATGATGCACCTGCCCTGGCTACTGCAGATATCGGCATCGCAATCGGTACCGGCACCGAAGTTGCCATTGAAGCGGCAGACATTACAATTCTCGGAGGAGAACTGACACTGATACCGAAGGCCATCCGGCTCAGCCACAAGACCATCCACAATATCAAGCAGAATCTGTTCTGGGCGTTCGCCTACAACAGTGCGGGGATTCCCATTGCAGCACTCGGCCTTCTGGCTCCATGGGTTGCAGGTGCGGCGATGGCATTCAGTTCGGTAAGTGTGGTGACGAATTCATTGAGGTTGAAGCGGGTAAAGATATAATATATGGATATAAATGATTAGGAGGAGATTTTGAATGGCTCAAAAGACGATTGAAGTAGAAGGCATGACATGCGGGCATTGCAAGAGTGCTGTAGAAGGGGCCCTTTCAGAACTGGAAGGTGTCAAATCCGCAGACGTGAACTTGGATGCAAATAATGTCAACGTTGAATATGATGAATCCAAAGTGACGGAATCATCCATGGCCGAAGCGATTGAAGATCAAGGTTATGACGTTAAACAATAAACGGGAAATACTGCCTGCTCCTGAAAGGGGCGGGCTATTTTTTTGCGGAGGATGTTGTATAACGGTTAAACATTTATGCTGATAAGTGGTAAACTGTAGTAAAGTCATTTACAGTAGGCATCATGAAATAATCAGAGTTCCATACTTAAGGAGGATAAATAATGATCATTGCGATCATTGTATTACTATTCGTCTCCCTGTTTTTCTCAGGGAGCGAAACCGCCCTGACGGCAGTGAATAAGATGAAACTGCAGTCGAGGGCGAACAATGGGGATGCGAGTGCCAAGCGGCTGCTCAGGCTGGTCTCCAGGCCGAGTGTGTTCATCACAACGATACTCATCGGCAATAACATAGCGAACATCTTATTACCGACACTGGTGACCACCATGGCACTTGATTACGGCATCAGCGTGGCAATCGCATCGGCTGTGCTCACAGTCACAATCATCGTGTTTGCAGAAGTCATTCCAAAGTCGATTGCTGCAACATTCCCTGAACCCATTGCGAAAACTGTAGCCCCAATCATCACCTTTTTCGTAGTCATCTTCAAGCCCGTTACAGTGGTTCTGAACTGGCTGACAGATGCGATAGCCAGAGTGCTCTCAAAAGGGGAGCTGGAAGGGGCAGGCACAGTCTCCAAGGATGAGCTCCGGACGATTGTGGATATCGCCGATTCCGAAGGGATGCTGGCGAAGGACGAATCCTACAGGATCAGAGGTGTCCTCGATTTCCGCAATCTGAATGTAAAGGATGTGCTGACCACTCCCAGGACGGAGATGGAAGCAATATCCTCCACTGCAGGATATGAGGAGGTCCGCGACCATGTAATCAATAATATGTTTACACGCTACCCGGTGTATGGAGAGGATATGGACGATATCATCGGGGTTTTCCACTCCAAATACCTGCTTCAATGGTCTGTGGATCCGGATAGGCCCCTCATGGATTTCTGTGATTCGGATCCATTGACAGTCCATGAGTTCCAGCCTGTCGAATATGTATTGAGGAAGATGACGAAGGAAAGACGCCATCTGGCAATCGTCATCGACGAGTTCGGTGGCACGGAAGGCATCCTGACGCACGAAGACATCATAGAATCCATGCTCGGATTTGAAATTGAGGATGAGACCGACCTCAGAAATGACGCGTTGGTCGAATCATTGACCGAAACGGAAATTGTATGTGATGGCAAGATTACACTGCACCGCCTGAATTCCATCTTCGATACCGACATTCCTGAAGAGGAAGATACACTTTCAGGTTTTCTACTGAAGGAGTTCAATGACTTCCCGATTGAAGGGGATACTTTGGAGGAAGTTGGCCTGAAATTCGAAGTCATTGTAATGGAAGATCAGATGATCAGAAAAGTGCATATCATCAAGCAGGAAGAATAAAAGAAGGCGGTCATACCATCATGGTATGACCGCCTTCTTTGCATAGATCACTCTTTCATCCGCAGCAGTCTGAGGCCGTTCAATGCAACAATGAGTGTGGCGCCGATATCCGACAGGATGGCGATCCATAGAGTCAGCCAGCCAGGGATGACGAGCAGGAGCGCGATGACTTTGATGATGATGGCAAAGGAGATGTTTGCCTTGATGATGTTCAATGTTCTCCTGCTCAATCCGATGGCAAACGGGAGATGGTGGATGCTGTTGCCCATCAGTGCCATATCTGCAGTTTCAAGCGCAGTATCGGTCCCTTTGCCCATGGCGACACCAACATTGGCGGTCGCGAGTGCCGGTGCATCATTGATGCCGTCTCCAACCATCGCTACGGTATGTTCCTTCTTCAGATCATCGATGGTAGCAAGCTTGTCTTCCGGCATAAGACCTGCGTATATCTTGTCGATGCCGAGCGTACGTGCAATTGTCCTGGCTGTGTTGCTGTTGTCCCCGGTCAGCATGGCTGTCTGGATACCGAGGTTATGAAGTCTTTCTATTGCTGGCTGGCTTGATTCCCTCAGTTCATCCATTACGGCAATACGGCCGATGATTTGGTCGTCCTCTGTAATGATCATGGCCGTCTTGCCGTTATCCTGATACTGTGCCGACAACGGTTCACCGTCAGGCTTTCTGATTTCGTAGAAGCGCTGTCCTATTTCCCCGGAAATACCTGTGCTTGTCACAGCTTTGAACCGGTTGACATCGATATCACTATAACGGATGCCTTCTGACTCTGCATACTTGATGACCGACTGGGCGATGGGATGCTCGGATTGGGATTCAAGTGCAGCTGCGATGGCGAGCACTTCTTGACGTGAACGGCCGGAGGCCGTTTCAAAATTGGTGACATGCGGCTCGCCCTTCGTCAATGTCCCTGTCTTATCGAAAGCCACCAGGCTGCTTTGGCCAATCTTCTCCAGATGCACGCCGCCCTTGATCAATACGCCCCTGTTTGCAGCGTTTCCAATGGCGGAGACGATCGCAATCGGAGTGGAGATGACGAGGGCGCACGGACATCCGACGACGAGTATCGCGAGACCCTGATAGATATAGGTCATCCATTCGGCACCGAAAAGGAGAGGAGGTATAACCGCAACCATCACCGCAATCATCATGATTGCCGGCGTATAGTATTTGGCGAACTGGTCGACGAACTGCTGGGCCGGGGCGCGCTTCTCCTGCGCCTCTTCCACAAGCTGGATGATTTTCGCAATGGTCGTATCTTCGACGTTCTTCGTCACTTCAATTTCCAGGTAGCCATTCTGGTTGAGCGTACCGGCATAGACTTCTTCGCCGCCGGACACTTCAACTGGAAGTGATTCGCCTGTAATGGCCGCCTGGTTAATGCTTGAATGTCCGGAGGAGATTACGCCGTCCATCGGTAATTTTTCACCTGGCCTGACGACGATTGTGTCCCCAATCTGTATATCTCCGACTTCAACTTCACGGATGCCGTCCTGTGTCTTCAATGAAGCGGTGTTCGGAGCGATTTCCATAAGGGACTGGATGGAGGTCCTGGCCCTTTCCATGGAATATCTCTCCAGTGCCTCGCTGACTGCAAACAGCACTACGACGACTGAGGCTTCCGGCCACTCCCCGATCAGGGCGGCGCCGATGATGGCGACGGTCATCAGTGTCTTCATGTCAAAACGCAGTCTTGTCAGGTTGTTCAAGCCGGTCCAGAACATTCTGTAGCCGCCGGTGACGACTGAGGCCAAAAAGAAGCCTGTGGTCACGGGGTTCTGTCCGCCATAGTAGATGACTAGGCTGAAACCGATGAACATCAATATGGCTGAGAGGATGACCAGGCGGTGTTTTTTGAGGAAGGACTGCCTTTCTGGTGCAGGACCGCTGGCATTCACGACTTTAAGCTGTTCAAAGGCGCCTGCCTTCTCAATATCTTCAACAGTGGCGGCGCCCTGGACGGTTATTTTCGAAGCCCCGAAATTGACTTGGGCATCCTCGACACCCTTTATCTCCTGGACATTCTTCTCGAAGGTGCGGGCGCAGTTTGCACAGGAGAATCCATCGATACGATAGGTTATCTTGTCATTCGCCATGATGGGTCAGCTCCTCCTGATGAAGGAAGGCCATACTGACAATCTGCCGGATATGGTCGTCGTCGAGACTGTAGTACACCATTTTTCCTTCTTTCCTTGATTTGATGATGCCCTGTCTATGCAGTGAACGCAGGTGATGGGAAGTTGTGGCGATGGTTGCATCGATGATGGTGGCGATATCGCATACACAGAGTGCCTCCTCCAGGCTCAGGGCCTTGACGATCCGTGTGCGGTTCACCTCACCGAGTGCCTTGAAGATGGCAGCCACTTTTCCCACGGCATCTGCATCCATACTTTCTTTCACCCGGGCAACCTTGTC contains the following coding sequences:
- the copZ gene encoding copper chaperone CopZ encodes the protein MAQKTIEVEGMTCGHCKSAVEGALSELEGVKSADVNLDANNVNVEYDESKVTESSMAEAIEDQGYDVKQ
- a CDS encoding hemolysin family protein, whose product is MIIAIIVLLFVSLFFSGSETALTAVNKMKLQSRANNGDASAKRLLRLVSRPSVFITTILIGNNIANILLPTLVTTMALDYGISVAIASAVLTVTIIVFAEVIPKSIAATFPEPIAKTVAPIITFFVVIFKPVTVVLNWLTDAIARVLSKGELEGAGTVSKDELRTIVDIADSEGMLAKDESYRIRGVLDFRNLNVKDVLTTPRTEMEAISSTAGYEEVRDHVINNMFTRYPVYGEDMDDIIGVFHSKYLLQWSVDPDRPLMDFCDSDPLTVHEFQPVEYVLRKMTKERRHLAIVIDEFGGTEGILTHEDIIESMLGFEIEDETDLRNDALVESLTETEIVCDGKITLHRLNSIFDTDIPEEEDTLSGFLLKEFNDFPIEGDTLEEVGLKFEVIVMEDQMIRKVHIIKQEE
- a CDS encoding heavy metal translocating P-type ATPase; translation: MANDKITYRIDGFSCANCARTFEKNVQEIKGVEDAQVNFGASKITVQGAATVEDIEKAGAFEQLKVVNASGPAPERQSFLKKHRLVILSAILMFIGFSLVIYYGGQNPVTTGFFLASVVTGGYRMFWTGLNNLTRLRFDMKTLMTVAIIGAALIGEWPEASVVVVLFAVSEALERYSMERARTSIQSLMEIAPNTASLKTQDGIREVEVGDIQIGDTIVVRPGEKLPMDGVISSGHSSINQAAITGESLPVEVSGGEEVYAGTLNQNGYLEIEVTKNVEDTTIAKIIQLVEEAQEKRAPAQQFVDQFAKYYTPAIMMIAVMVAVIPPLLFGAEWMTYIYQGLAILVVGCPCALVISTPIAIVSAIGNAANRGVLIKGGVHLEKIGQSSLVAFDKTGTLTKGEPHVTNFETASGRSRQEVLAIAAALESQSEHPIAQSVIKYAESEGIRYSDIDVNRFKAVTSTGISGEIGQRFYEIRKPDGEPLSAQYQDNGKTAMIITEDDQIIGRIAVMDELRESSQPAIERLHNLGIQTAMLTGDNSNTARTIARTLGIDKIYAGLMPEDKLATIDDLKKEHTVAMVGDGINDAPALATANVGVAMGKGTDTALETADMALMGNSIHHLPFAIGLSRRTLNIIKANISFAIIIKVIALLLVIPGWLTLWIAILSDIGATLIVALNGLRLLRMKE
- a CDS encoding metalloregulator ArsR/SmtB family transcription factor produces the protein MEIKTCDIESVDADKVARVKESMDADAVGKVAAIFKALGEVNRTRIVKALSLEEALCVCDIATIIDATIATTSHHLRSLHRQGIIKSRKEGKMVYYSLDDDHIRQIVSMAFLHQEELTHHGE